The Candidatus Aminicenantes bacterium genome contains the following window.
CAGGATAGCCCGAACCTCCAGGAGCTGTCAAGCGCTTTTCGAAGAGAATTCACCCGTGCTTTTTGCTTTTTTCAACTTGGGCCCGCTGGCACTTGATTTTGTCTCTGCTTTGTTGGAAAATAAACGTTGTGGACATCAAGCTGGAGGTTCCATGAAGATCGATTTCATCACCGTTTATACCATCGATATTGATAAGACGATCGGTTTTTATCAGCGCGTCCTGGATTTCAAGGTCGTCCGGCGCTTCACGCCGGGAACGGGCATGGAGATCGTCTTCATGGACGATCAGCACGGTCATCAGATCGAGTTCATCAAGGACATCAAGGAATTGCCCTATTCCGGCTCGGGATTGTCGCTCGGCTTCTACGTGAAGGACATCAAGCAAACAGCCGCCCACCTCGAAAGCCACGGCGTGGAAATACTGTTCGGACCTTTTGCCATGCCCAGCGGAGTCAAATTGCTCCACGCCCGCGACAACAACGCCCTGGAGCTCGGCTTCGTCGAGCAGCCGGCCAAGTGACCCCGGTCCCTAAAAATTAGCAAATAGTCGTTGGAGTCGAAATGCTTTTACATCAGCAGTTTGTACGCGTGGCCAAGAAAAACGAAAAGAAACTGGCCGTCATCGACCGCACCCTCAACCGCCGGGTGACCTACAAGCGCGCCCTCATCGGTTCGCTGATCCTGGTCAAGAAATTTGAAAAATACGCGCCCGGGTTTCTCGGCATCATGCTGCCCAACTCGGCCGGATCGATCCTGGCCATCCTGGGGACGCTGATGAGCGGGCGGGTGCCGGTGATGATCAATTATTCGACCGGGGCGGCGGCCAACTGCGAGTACGCCCGGAAGAAATGCGCCTTCAAGACCATCATCACCTCCAGGGTGCTGTGCGAAAAGATCAATTGCCGCCCGGTTGAAGGCATGGTCTTTCTCGAAGACATCATGAACTCGGTCTCGATCATGGACAAGCTGAAAGCCGCCCTGATGGCCGGCGCCGGCGCCGAACGGCTGCTGAAATCGCTCCACGGCGGCGACGAGGACGACACGCTGCTCATCCTTTTTACCAGCGGCAGCGAAAAGGACCCCAAGGGCGTGCAGCTGACCCATCGCAACATCAGCGCCAATTACGAAAGCCTGAAGAAAGCCTACGACCTGCGCGGCGACGATATTTTCCTGGCCAACCTGCCGTATTTCCATGTGTTCGGCCAGACCGCCAATCTCTGGCTGCCGCTGTGCGAGGGCATGACCCTGGTCACCTACGCCAACCCGCTCGATTTCAAGATCATCAGCGATATCGTGCGCGAGGAAAAAGTGACGCTCATGGCCGGCACGCCGACCTTTTATTGGGGCTATGTGCGCAACTCGGCTCCCGGTGATTTCGAAAGCATCCGCATCATGATCTGCGGTGCCGATAAGTGCCCCGAGGCCTTGCGTACGGCTTTCTTAAAAAAGCACCGCAAAACCCTGCTCGAAGCCTACG
Protein-coding sequences here:
- a CDS encoding VOC family protein, coding for MKIDFITVYTIDIDKTIGFYQRVLDFKVVRRFTPGTGMEIVFMDDQHGHQIEFIKDIKELPYSGSGLSLGFYVKDIKQTAAHLESHGVEILFGPFAMPSGVKLLHARDNNALELGFVEQPAK
- a CDS encoding AMP-binding protein, coding for MLLHQQFVRVAKKNEKKLAVIDRTLNRRVTYKRALIGSLILVKKFEKYAPGFLGIMLPNSAGSILAILGTLMSGRVPVMINYSTGAAANCEYARKKCAFKTIITSRVLCEKINCRPVEGMVFLEDIMNSVSIMDKLKAALMAGAGAERLLKSLHGGDEDDTLLILFTSGSEKDPKGVQLTHRNISANYESLKKAYDLRGDDIFLANLPYFHVFGQTANLWLPLCEGMTLVTYANPLDFKIISDIVREEKVTLMAGTPTFYWGYVRNSAPGDFESIRIMICGADKCPEALRTAFLKKHRKTLLEAYGTTETSPGITVNTLSHNRPGSTGMPLNGVQVRVENYETGEGCAVGTIGKILVKGDNVMKGYFDDFEQTSLSIRHGWYDTGDMGYLDADGYLWHVGRLKRFLKIGGEMVSLIRVEDVLERLLPPEVECCVVEIPDPLRGARIVAAVTQQVDEKALLKEMAEQLPKIALPSRFVVMPEMPKLGSGKIDFRSITELVRAIVLGK